One region of Halomonas huangheensis genomic DNA includes:
- a CDS encoding Bcr/CflA family multidrug efflux MFS transporter, with protein sequence MSLNARRVSLLVAANTALAPFAIDAYLPAMKSLADSVGASVHHTELSLSSFLVGFALGQLVCGPLSDRLGRKPVLLGGQVVFMLASLAIIFVNTLPELLVLRFIQALGGGACVVNSAAIVRDCFSGREAAKVMSTMAMILMLAPLAAPAVGSMLLYVADWWLIFLFLAVYALFLMWLLSVHLPETRAPGLPVASPRQVLRNYVSVLVDRRAMGYILATSMAFAGIFAFVTSSPFLYMEYYGLSPAVYPVVFGANVLVMVLSNRVNIHLLRKRSPQQNLRLGLAIQWCAGVALVVLVLSGNDSIYTVVPLVMMFLGVMGLISPNAISSLLDRFSHMSATATALQGCIQFSCGALVGVLVTAFEIDSAWPMVVAMLSVATIGNLSLRVLARNDGIPERSANA encoded by the coding sequence GTGTCTCTGAATGCTCGGCGTGTTTCGCTGCTGGTAGCAGCCAATACTGCTCTGGCGCCTTTTGCCATTGATGCTTATCTTCCCGCGATGAAGTCGCTGGCGGACTCGGTGGGCGCCAGTGTTCATCATACTGAACTATCGCTGAGCAGCTTCCTTGTCGGCTTTGCACTGGGACAACTGGTGTGCGGTCCATTGTCAGACCGTCTGGGTCGTAAGCCTGTACTGCTTGGCGGTCAGGTAGTGTTCATGTTGGCCAGTTTGGCGATTATCTTCGTCAATACCTTGCCGGAACTATTGGTGCTGCGTTTCATTCAAGCGTTGGGAGGAGGGGCCTGTGTGGTCAACTCGGCGGCTATTGTGCGCGATTGTTTCAGTGGTCGTGAGGCGGCGAAGGTGATGTCGACCATGGCGATGATTCTGATGCTGGCGCCTCTGGCTGCCCCAGCAGTCGGCAGCATGTTGCTGTATGTGGCCGACTGGTGGCTGATCTTCCTGTTCCTCGCTGTTTATGCGTTATTCCTGATGTGGTTGCTGAGTGTCCATTTGCCGGAAACGCGAGCTCCAGGTCTGCCAGTGGCGTCGCCACGTCAGGTGTTGCGTAACTATGTCAGCGTGTTGGTAGACCGGCGAGCCATGGGCTATATCCTCGCGACCTCGATGGCGTTCGCCGGGATCTTCGCCTTCGTCACCTCATCGCCGTTCCTTTACATGGAGTATTACGGACTGAGCCCAGCGGTGTATCCAGTGGTGTTCGGTGCCAACGTGCTGGTCATGGTGCTGTCCAATCGCGTCAATATTCATCTGCTGCGCAAGCGCAGTCCTCAGCAGAACCTGCGCCTGGGGTTGGCGATTCAATGGTGTGCCGGCGTGGCGCTGGTGGTGTTGGTGCTCAGTGGCAATGATTCGATCTATACCGTGGTGCCGCTGGTGATGATGTTCCTCGGTGTGATGGGCCTGATCTCGCCGAACGCCATTTCCTCACTTCTGGACCGGTTCAGCCATATGAGTGCTACTGCCACGGCATTGCAGGGCTGTATTCAGTTCAGTTGTGGCGCTTTGGTCGGAGTTCTTGTCACTGCCTTTGAAATCGACTCTGCCTGGCCGATGGTTGTGGCAATGCTCAGCGTAGCAACGATCGGTAACCTGAGTCTGAGGGTACTGGCGCGCAACGATGGCATCCCGGAGCGCAGTGCCAATGCTTGA
- a CDS encoding sulfite exporter TauE/SafE family protein: MLEWLCDFWQGWWVWSELTPLNWLGVGLALALGAFVQRTTGFGMAVVGAPLILLVAPRLVPVVLVFYGLLVSCLVVRRYWQQVEMRDISTALIGKVPGTILGVWLLVIAPMAILELLIAGIVLFAVVVTLFRWRLPVNRVSMFGAGFVSGIFGSVAAIGGPPMVLLMHGMPMERLRGNLAAFFLISSIMTLAALATMAGQVHFWTLGVSLSFLPLVVAGHALGAVLAPYIPRGLLQAGSLGLCALAAFSLLVKALG, from the coding sequence ATGCTTGAGTGGCTATGTGATTTTTGGCAGGGCTGGTGGGTGTGGAGCGAATTAACGCCGCTGAACTGGCTGGGAGTGGGGCTGGCGTTGGCGTTGGGAGCCTTCGTTCAGCGCACCACCGGATTCGGCATGGCGGTGGTGGGAGCGCCGCTGATTCTGTTGGTCGCGCCACGCCTGGTGCCGGTGGTGCTGGTCTTCTACGGCTTGTTGGTGTCTTGCCTGGTGGTGAGGCGCTATTGGCAGCAGGTCGAGATGCGCGATATCTCCACGGCACTTATCGGCAAGGTTCCGGGAACGATACTCGGTGTCTGGTTGCTGGTGATCGCGCCCATGGCAATACTCGAGTTGCTGATTGCAGGCATCGTGCTCTTCGCCGTTGTCGTGACCCTGTTTCGCTGGCGTCTGCCGGTCAATCGCGTATCGATGTTCGGTGCTGGTTTCGTATCGGGTATCTTCGGCAGTGTGGCCGCGATTGGTGGGCCACCGATGGTATTGCTGATGCATGGCATGCCTATGGAGCGCTTGCGTGGTAACCTGGCGGCCTTCTTTCTGATCTCATCCATCATGACCCTCGCTGCGCTGGCCACCATGGCCGGTCAGGTCCACTTCTGGACGCTGGGCGTCAGTTTGAGCTTCTTGCCATTGGTGGTGGCAGGGCATGCGTTGGGGGCGGTGCTGGCCCCTTATATTCCGCGTGGGCTGTTGCAGGCAGGCTCGCTCGGGCTCTGCGCGTTGGCTGCGTTCAGTTTGCTGGTAAAGGCGTTGGGGTGA
- a CDS encoding PstS family phosphate ABC transporter substrate-binding protein, with protein sequence MNRILKTTAIAAAVIGVVGVAQARDQVRIVGSSTVYPFASYVAEEFGATTEFATPVIESTGSGGGIKLFCAGVGEGTPDITNASRRMKPTEFETCEANGVTDITEAFIGYDGIAFAQSADNEPMDVTREQLFLALAAKVPVDGELVDNPYQKWSDVDSSLPDRKISVYGPPTTSGTRDAFGELVMEAASEGMEAYAGEGYTDIRADGAFIDAGENDNLIVQRLAENRDAFGIFGYSFLEENADTLIGSNVDGVAPTPDAIGSGEYPVSRSLFFYVKNQHAEDVPAMSEYANLFMSEQMIGDIGYLKGIGLIPAPEDTRGEARAAVEGHDQLELADLSE encoded by the coding sequence ATGAATCGCATCCTCAAGACTACCGCCATTGCTGCTGCCGTGATCGGCGTGGTTGGTGTTGCTCAGGCTCGTGATCAGGTCCGTATCGTCGGTTCGAGCACGGTTTATCCGTTCGCCAGCTATGTTGCGGAAGAGTTCGGTGCCACTACCGAGTTCGCGACTCCTGTCATCGAATCCACCGGCTCCGGTGGCGGTATCAAACTGTTCTGCGCCGGTGTAGGTGAAGGGACTCCCGATATCACCAATGCTTCACGTCGCATGAAGCCGACAGAGTTCGAGACCTGTGAAGCTAACGGTGTGACCGATATCACCGAAGCCTTCATTGGTTATGACGGCATCGCTTTTGCACAGTCCGCGGACAACGAGCCGATGGATGTAACTCGTGAGCAGTTGTTCCTGGCGCTGGCTGCCAAGGTGCCGGTCGATGGTGAGCTGGTCGACAATCCCTACCAGAAGTGGAGCGATGTCGATTCTTCACTGCCGGATCGCAAGATCTCCGTCTATGGTCCGCCCACCACGTCCGGTACCCGTGATGCGTTCGGTGAGCTGGTCATGGAAGCCGCCTCTGAAGGCATGGAAGCCTATGCTGGTGAAGGCTATACCGATATCCGTGCCGATGGCGCCTTTATCGATGCCGGAGAGAATGACAACCTGATTGTTCAGCGTCTCGCTGAGAACCGTGATGCCTTCGGTATCTTCGGCTACTCCTTCCTCGAGGAAAATGCAGACACCCTGATCGGCTCCAATGTCGATGGTGTGGCACCGACGCCCGACGCCATTGGTTCCGGTGAGTATCCGGTGTCTCGTTCGCTGTTCTTCTACGTCAAGAACCAGCATGCAGAAGATGTGCCGGCCATGAGCGAGTACGCCAATCTGTTCATGAGCGAACAGATGATTGGTGATATCGGCTATCTGAAGGGAATTGGCCTGATTCCGGCGCCAGAAGATACGCGTGGCGAAGCGCGTGCCGCGGTAGAAGGGCATGACCAGCTTGAGCTGGCCGATCTGAGTGAGTAA